ATACATTTCTGATTTGAACGGACCGGCAACCGATACGCCAATATAGTCGGCCTGTTCCTGCTCCAGCGGCTCCAGTTTAGCACCTACGTGAGCTAAGTGCAGAGCAGCTACTTTTTCGTCAAGGATCTTCGGTAACACGTATACCTTGTTCTCGTACTTATCTGAGTTTAGCCACAGTTCGATCTGAGCCAGCGTCTGGTTCGAGAACGAGCACGACATCACGAAGCTGGGGTGGCCCATCGCGCAGCCCAAATTCACCAGACGGCCTTCAGCCAATACGATCACTTCTTTGCCTTCTACCTCATACATATCAACCTGCGGCTTGATTGGACTCTTGGTATGGCCGTAATTTTCGTTCAACCAGGCCATATCAATTTCATTATCGAAATGCCCAATGTTACAAACAACAGCCTTATCCTTCATGGCTTTGAAGTGGCGGCCTTTGATAATGTTGACGTTACCCGTAGCGGTCACAAAAATCTGCGCACGCGTAGCGGCTTCATCCATCGTAACCACTTCATAACCATCCATAGCAGCCTGCAACGCGCAGATTGGGTCAATTTCCGTTACCAGAACCCGGCAGCCAGCCCCGCGCAGCGATTCAGCCGAACCTTTCCCTACATCGCCATAACCAGCTACAACAGCCACTTTACCGGCCAGCATCAAATCCGTAGCTCGACGGATAGCGTCGACCAGCGATTCACGGCAACCGTATTTGTTATCGAATTTCGACTTGGTTACCGAGTCATTCACGTTGATCGAAGGTAAATGCAAGGTGCCGTTTTTCATGCGCTCATACAACCGGTGAACGCCCGTGGTCGTTTCTTCTGAGAGGCCTTTAATGCCCTGAATCAGTTCAGGATACACATCAAACACCATATTGGTCAGATCACCGCCATCGTCCAGAATCATGTTGAGTGGCTTCCGGTCTTCGCCGAAGAACAGTGTCTGCTCAATACACCAGTTAAACTCTTCTTCGTTCATTCCTTTCCAGGCATAGACCGGAATACCAGCCGCAGCAATAGCCGCAGCTGCGTGATCCTGCGTCGAGAAAATGTTACAGGACGACCAGGTAACATCGGCCCCCAGTTCAACCAGTGTTTCGATCAGCACAGCGGTCTGGATCGTCATGTGCAGACAGCCAGCAATACGGGCTCCCTGGAGCGGTTTCGTCGGACCATACTCAGCACGAAGGGCCATTAGACCAGGCATTTCGGCTTCGGCAAGCCGGATTTCCTTGCGGCCCCACTCGGCCAGCGCAATATCCTTAACTTTGTAAGGAACGTAAGTTGAAGTTTGCATATAGATTTACGACCGATTTTCGGCCTTATTACGAAGATACGATTCGATAGACTATTTCTCCGTAGTGTTTGATTTCTTAGTAAAGTGCAAAAATAAGAAGCGACTTGCAGAATCCCTATTGATTGGAATATACTTTAACCAACACCTGATTTAATGGCAACCTCCTACTAATCAACATACTCACCTTTTAAACCTGAACAAAACAGTGAATTAACGATGGATACAATTTCTATCATACCCTACTCACCTGAATACCAACCTGATTTTAAACGGCTTAACCTTGAATGGATTTCACGTTATTTTACAGTCGAACCTCACGACGTAGAGCAATTGGATCATCCTGAAATCCATGTATTACCTCGAAATGGGCAGATCTTTCTGGCTCAGTCAGGCAATCAGATTGTTGGCTGTGTGGCCATGATCAATACGAGTCCGCTGGATCAGGGCAACACTGAATTCGAGCTAGCCAAAATGGCCGTTTCGCCAACGGTGCAGGGAAAAGGTATTGGGAAAAAGCTATGTCAGGCGGCTATCGCCTATGCCCGCCAGCTTAGTGTCAAAACCGTATGGCTCGAATCGAACCGAGTCCTGACGCCAGCGTTGACCATGTACGCCAGCGTAGGATTTCGTGAAGTACCCAGCGTGCCAACTCCGTATGCGCGGGCCAATATTCGGATGGAAATGAGCTTGTGATTTCTGCTCGTCCACGATTGTATCGCGGACGAGCCAGGGGCTAGGTCAACGTAAACTAAATACCGAAATCTATTTCTGTGCCGTTTGCCCAGGCCAGACATACTCGAAGCTCTTGTTGATAGGCGCTTCGAAGTAGTTGACTTTCAGGTAGTCGAGCCGTTTTTTATGCACGTCCAGACGCTGCTTAAAATCGTCGATATTTTTGGCTTCACCGGGCGTCCAGGCGGTTTCAGCAACAGCCAGCAGACGCGGATACGCCATATACTCCACGTAATGCGTGGTGGGCATATACTCCGACCAGATGTTGGCCTGTACACCTAACACATGCTTTGCCTGCTCAGTCGTCA
This window of the Spirosoma aerolatum genome carries:
- the ahcY gene encoding adenosylhomocysteinase, translating into MQTSTYVPYKVKDIALAEWGRKEIRLAEAEMPGLMALRAEYGPTKPLQGARIAGCLHMTIQTAVLIETLVELGADVTWSSCNIFSTQDHAAAAIAAAGIPVYAWKGMNEEEFNWCIEQTLFFGEDRKPLNMILDDGGDLTNMVFDVYPELIQGIKGLSEETTTGVHRLYERMKNGTLHLPSINVNDSVTKSKFDNKYGCRESLVDAIRRATDLMLAGKVAVVAGYGDVGKGSAESLRGAGCRVLVTEIDPICALQAAMDGYEVVTMDEAATRAQIFVTATGNVNIIKGRHFKAMKDKAVVCNIGHFDNEIDMAWLNENYGHTKSPIKPQVDMYEVEGKEVIVLAEGRLVNLGCAMGHPSFVMSCSFSNQTLAQIELWLNSDKYENKVYVLPKILDEKVAALHLAHVGAKLEPLEQEQADYIGVSVAGPFKSEMYRY
- a CDS encoding GNAT family N-acetyltransferase, with amino-acid sequence MDTISIIPYSPEYQPDFKRLNLEWISRYFTVEPHDVEQLDHPEIHVLPRNGQIFLAQSGNQIVGCVAMINTSPLDQGNTEFELAKMAVSPTVQGKGIGKKLCQAAIAYARQLSVKTVWLESNRVLTPALTMYASVGFREVPSVPTPYARANIRMEMSL